In a single window of the Pleurodeles waltl isolate 20211129_DDA chromosome 4_2, aPleWal1.hap1.20221129, whole genome shotgun sequence genome:
- the GADD45GIP1 gene encoding large ribosomal subunit protein mL64 has product MAALTSLSRFLRNLPAVLPSCVAGYHARPRRHGLGGLPPEDPECSWRTGPRFKARLYGHHGDVSGVRPEVLWPSPVQLQELQAEEREWFPSLQEMQERIRVREEQEARERREREELIAANLAKMPQMVEDWKREKRERLQKQIEEKARRERLMAEAKERFGSTIDPRSTKFQDMVKEMEKEERKQEKLLKKRLRAESRAATANPPTAANP; this is encoded by the exons ATGGCGGCGCTCACGTCCTTGAGCCGGTTCCTTCGCAATCTTCCAGCCGTCTTGCCGTCCTGTGTTGCCGGATACCACGCTCGGCCTCGGCGCCATGGTCTTGGTGGATTGCCTCCTGAGGATCCGGAATGCTCCTGGAGAACTGGTCCGCGCTTCAAAGCTCGGCTGTATGGGCATCACGGGGACGTATCGGGGGTGCGGCCTGAAGTACTGTGGCCCAGCCCggttcagctccaggagctgcaggCAGAGGAACGCGAGTGGTTTCCTTCCTTGCAGGAGATGCAGGAACGCATCAGGGTCCGGGAGGagcaggaggccagagagagaagggagag GGAGGAACTAATTGCTGCCAACTTGGCCAAGATGCcccagatggtggaggactggaaGCGAGAGAAGCGTGAGCGCCTGCAAAAGCAGATAGAGGAGAAAGCCCGACGCGAGAGGCTCATGGCAGAGGCCAAGGAACGCTTTGGCAGCACCATTGACCCGCGGAGCACCAAGTTCCAGGACATGGTGAAGGAAATGGAGAAGGAGGAGCGCAAACAAGAAAAGCTGCTGAAGAAGCGTCTCAGAGCTGAGAGCCGGGCTGCTACAGCCAACCCACCTACTGCTGCAAATCCTTAG